From a region of the Bradyrhizobium sp. KBS0727 genome:
- a CDS encoding cupin domain-containing protein, giving the protein MDFHPAGSRPTRTAPPEYFTGTVLQDPIIATASPARLVANSVSFEPGARTAWHSHPLGQALYVLAGLGRIQTKGGPIREIRPGDVIWIPPGEKHWHGASPTNGMTHLAMQEALDGNTATWMEKVTDAEYSAKVG; this is encoded by the coding sequence ATGGACTTTCATCCCGCGGGCTCCCGGCCGACGCGCACCGCACCGCCTGAATATTTCACCGGCACCGTGCTGCAGGACCCGATTATCGCGACCGCATCCCCGGCACGGCTGGTCGCGAATTCCGTTTCCTTCGAGCCCGGCGCACGCACCGCATGGCACTCGCATCCGCTCGGTCAGGCGCTCTATGTGCTGGCAGGGCTTGGCCGAATACAAACCAAGGGCGGACCGATCCGGGAAATCCGCCCCGGCGACGTGATCTGGATTCCGCCGGGCGAGAAACACTGGCATGGCGCTTCGCCGACCAATGGCATGACCCACCTCGCGATGCAGGAAGCGCTCGACGGCAACACCGCGACCTGGATGGAAAAGGTCACGGACGCGGAGTATTCCGCCAAGGTCGGCTAG
- a CDS encoding transporter substrate-binding domain-containing protein — MLASVMVVLWTVSASAQQPAASSRLDDIIKRGTLRVGMTGDYLPFTYFDKATAKFRGFDVDMAEALGKALGVRVEFVQTAWPQMMKDFEADNFDVAMGGVSITLDRQKKGMFSTPIMREGKTPIARCADKGKFETIADIDKAGTRVIVNPGGTNERFAKANIKNAEIKTWNDNVTIFDEIAKGNADLMMTDAAETRYQQKQHAGVLCAVHPEKPFDFAEKAYWLQRDVALKAFVDQWLHIATEDGSYRKIYAAWFD, encoded by the coding sequence ATGCTGGCCAGCGTCATGGTTGTTCTGTGGACGGTATCCGCGTCAGCCCAGCAGCCAGCGGCCTCCTCGCGCCTCGACGACATCATCAAGCGCGGAACGTTGCGTGTCGGCATGACCGGCGACTATCTGCCGTTCACCTATTTCGACAAGGCGACCGCCAAATTCCGCGGTTTCGACGTCGACATGGCCGAGGCGCTTGGCAAGGCGCTCGGCGTCAGGGTCGAGTTCGTCCAGACCGCTTGGCCGCAGATGATGAAGGATTTCGAGGCCGACAATTTCGACGTCGCGATGGGCGGCGTCTCGATCACGCTCGACCGGCAGAAAAAGGGAATGTTCTCCACGCCGATCATGCGCGAGGGCAAGACTCCGATCGCCCGCTGCGCCGACAAGGGCAAATTTGAAACCATCGCCGATATCGACAAGGCCGGTACGCGCGTGATCGTCAATCCCGGCGGTACCAACGAGCGCTTTGCCAAGGCCAATATCAAGAACGCCGAGATCAAAACCTGGAACGACAACGTCACCATCTTTGACGAAATCGCCAAGGGCAATGCCGACCTGATGATGACGGACGCTGCCGAGACCCGCTACCAGCAGAAGCAACACGCCGGCGTGCTCTGCGCGGTGCATCCGGAAAAGCCGTTCGACTTCGCCGAGAAGGCCTACTGGCTGCAACGCGATGTCGCGCTCAAGGCGTTCGTCGATCAATGGCTGCATATCGCCACCGAGGACGGCAGCTATCGAAAAATCTACGCCGCCTGGTTCGATTGA
- a CDS encoding DUF1993 family protein, which produces MTISLYDASVGVFVPFLGNLSALLDHAAADAKARNIDPAVLLNMRLYPNMYSLKQQVAEANRHAVVAGALLAGSTPYTFGDAEPDIAELKSRIAAAIDFVQGLPRATVDAAGDKEVVFTFKSGAMRTFTGKSLLLTFSVPQFFFHITTAYDILRHAGVELAKKDFLGPPR; this is translated from the coding sequence GTGACCATCTCGCTCTACGACGCCTCGGTCGGCGTCTTCGTGCCCTTTCTCGGCAACCTGTCCGCGCTTCTCGACCACGCCGCGGCGGATGCGAAGGCCCGCAACATCGATCCCGCGGTGCTGCTCAACATGCGGCTCTATCCCAACATGTACAGCCTGAAGCAGCAGGTGGCCGAGGCCAATCGTCATGCGGTCGTTGCCGGCGCGCTGCTTGCCGGCAGCACCCCTTACACATTCGGGGATGCCGAGCCCGACATCGCCGAGCTCAAGTCGCGGATAGCGGCGGCGATCGATTTTGTGCAGGGCTTGCCGCGCGCGACGGTCGATGCCGCGGGCGACAAAGAGGTCGTTTTCACCTTCAAGAGCGGTGCGATGCGAACATTTACCGGGAAGTCACTGCTGCTGACGTTCAGCGTGCCGCAGTTCTTCTTTCACATCACGACGGCCTACGACATCCTGCGTCACGCCGGCGTCGAACTCGCCAAGAAGGATTTTCTCGGGCCGCCACGTTAG
- the pxpB gene encoding 5-oxoprolinase subunit PxpB produces MAAPLSPPRLLPSGDSAITVEFSRNIDDAANRRVLALDRALAAEPIAGVTEAVPTYRSLLVHYDPLQVGFDDLGEKLLALAQRPVPETMPARRWRIPVVYGGEHGIDLEDVAKTLDTTPEDIVARHTAGDYRVAMIGFTPGWSYLSGLADFLHLPRRQNPRLLTPAGTISIGGVQTGVQCLAGPSGWHLLGRTAVRTYQLHRDPIFLLEPGDQITFAAVDAKTFAEQDRAAEAGEFIAELLAS; encoded by the coding sequence ATGGCCGCGCCGCTATCCCCGCCCCGCCTTTTGCCCAGTGGCGACAGCGCCATCACGGTGGAATTCAGCCGCAACATCGACGATGCCGCCAACCGGCGGGTGCTGGCGCTCGACCGCGCGCTGGCGGCCGAGCCGATCGCCGGCGTGACCGAGGCCGTGCCGACCTACCGTTCGCTGCTGGTGCATTACGATCCCCTGCAGGTCGGTTTCGACGATCTCGGCGAGAAGCTGTTGGCGCTCGCTCAGCGGCCTGTTCCGGAGACAATGCCGGCCCGGCGCTGGCGTATTCCCGTCGTTTATGGCGGCGAGCATGGCATCGACCTCGAGGACGTTGCCAAGACCCTCGACACCACACCCGAGGATATCGTGGCACGGCACACGGCCGGCGATTATCGCGTCGCCATGATCGGCTTTACGCCGGGCTGGTCCTATCTCAGCGGGCTTGCGGATTTCCTGCATCTGCCGCGGCGTCAGAACCCGCGGCTGCTGACACCGGCCGGCACGATTTCGATCGGCGGCGTGCAAACCGGCGTGCAGTGCCTCGCCGGCCCGAGCGGCTGGCATCTGCTCGGACGGACGGCGGTCCGCACCTATCAGCTCCACCGCGATCCGATCTTTCTTTTGGAGCCGGGCGACCAAATAACCTTTGCGGCCGTCGATGCAAAAACCTTCGCGGAGCAGGATCGCGCCGCTGAAGCCGGCGAGTTCATTGCCGAGTTGCTGGCCTCATGA
- a CDS encoding DUF2147 domain-containing protein produces the protein MKKLLAIAALLLASTAAQAQYTFEYGGRTIRVDPDRGTVSIPGVYDNSGRKAKRSRNEDTDRSRKSPQQAKTDSQQSAPDAAAPAPSEQAAAPAATAPVPAAPAPVAPATASTTEPSTATAAATPADTVTTSPPAPPAPPVQQEAVPVAKPADAPAPLVAAVPPTAPAPAPAAVQAANSPLGLWLTEEKEGKVRIEQCGANLCGYSVDKKSNQNGEQVLINMKPAKDAKWSGRILDPNTGSTYDSTIALKGSDSLRVQGCAFGGVFCGGQTWTRVN, from the coding sequence ATGAAGAAGCTTCTGGCTATCGCCGCCCTGTTGCTCGCAAGCACCGCGGCGCAAGCCCAGTACACCTTCGAATATGGCGGCCGCACCATTCGCGTCGATCCCGATCGCGGAACCGTCTCGATTCCCGGCGTTTACGACAATAGCGGCCGCAAGGCCAAGCGTTCGCGCAACGAGGACACCGACCGTTCGCGCAAGTCACCTCAACAGGCCAAGACCGACTCGCAGCAATCCGCGCCCGACGCTGCGGCGCCGGCTCCATCCGAGCAGGCCGCGGCGCCCGCAGCGACGGCTCCCGTTCCCGCGGCCCCTGCACCGGTAGCGCCTGCTACGGCCTCAACGACTGAACCATCGACCGCAACGGCAGCCGCCACGCCCGCGGATACCGTGACGACATCACCGCCCGCCCCGCCTGCCCCGCCGGTTCAGCAAGAAGCAGTTCCGGTAGCCAAGCCCGCTGATGCGCCCGCACCACTCGTCGCCGCCGTGCCGCCCACGGCACCCGCCCCGGCCCCGGCAGCGGTTCAGGCCGCGAACTCGCCGCTTGGCCTGTGGCTGACGGAAGAGAAGGAAGGCAAGGTCAGGATCGAGCAATGCGGCGCCAATCTCTGCGGCTATTCGGTCGACAAGAAATCCAACCAGAACGGCGAACAGGTTCTGATCAACATGAAGCCCGCTAAGGACGCCAAATGGAGCGGCCGGATCCTCGATCCGAACACCGGCAGCACCTATGATTCGACCATCGCGTTGAAAGGCTCCGACAGCCTGCGCGTCCAGGGTTGCGCCTTCGGCGGCGTGTTCTGCGGCGGCCAGACCTGGACCCGCGTCAACTGA
- a CDS encoding ribonuclease activity regulator RraA, translating into MSLSPEAVATLSRVSTGTITTVLLKKGLRNVWMRGAKPLRPGLPRLVGPAFTLRFVPAREDLATPESWSSPISTRTAIEAMPAGCICVTDAMGITDAGIFGDILCARMVKRGVAALITDGVVRDVEGVLGTNLPVWCDGFAAPPSVAGLTFVGWGEPIGCGGVAVFPNDIVVADQDGAVLIPQALLDHVLAEGPEQERMEAWIVNEVNNGAALPGLYPMNAETKARYAASKK; encoded by the coding sequence ATGTCCCTGTCCCCCGAAGCCGTCGCAACCCTGTCCCGTGTCTCCACCGGCACCATCACCACCGTTCTGCTCAAGAAGGGCCTGCGGAACGTCTGGATGCGCGGCGCTAAACCGCTGCGTCCGGGATTGCCGCGGCTGGTCGGACCGGCCTTTACGCTGCGCTTTGTCCCCGCGCGCGAAGACCTCGCCACGCCTGAATCCTGGTCGTCACCGATTTCGACCCGCACCGCGATTGAAGCGATGCCGGCAGGCTGCATCTGTGTCACCGACGCCATGGGCATCACCGATGCCGGCATTTTCGGCGATATTCTCTGCGCCCGCATGGTCAAGCGCGGGGTGGCCGCGCTGATCACCGATGGCGTGGTTCGCGACGTCGAAGGCGTGCTCGGCACCAACCTGCCGGTCTGGTGCGACGGCTTTGCCGCGCCGCCGTCGGTCGCCGGGCTGACCTTCGTCGGCTGGGGTGAGCCGATCGGCTGCGGCGGTGTTGCGGTATTTCCCAACGACATCGTGGTCGCCGACCAGGACGGCGCGGTGCTGATCCCGCAGGCACTGCTCGACCACGTGCTGGCCGAGGGGCCGGAGCAGGAACGGATGGAGGCCTGGATCGTCAACGAAGTGAATAACGGCGCGGCGTTGCCGGGCCTTTATCCGATGAACGCCGAGACCAAGGCGCGCTACGCCGCCAGCAAGAAATAA